Proteins encoded together in one Penicillium digitatum chromosome 1, complete sequence window:
- a CDS encoding EF-hand superfamily Ca2+-modulated protein: MPPKKRGGTASSSAPAAPKRGRASKLAKENNITAEEENEIKEVFHLFSAKNTDFPDEKEGVIPREDVRKALVALGLPPTDSTELAEILSALDPTLSGYVPYSPFISIAAAKLRSRDDDAIAAEVDDAYQLFTRGTDGPITLSHLRRIARDLKEDSVGDDLLKDMILEGNGGAGLSAGVTLEQFHDVMTRAGVF, encoded by the exons ATG CCTCCCAAAAAGCGCGGAGGCACAGCTAGCTCTTCCGCACCGGCAGCGCCAAAGCGCGGGCGCGCATCCAAACTCGCCAAGGAGAACAACATCACggctgaagaagaaaacgaaATCAAAGAAGTCTTCCACCTATTCTCCGCCAAGAATACAGACTTCCCAGACGAGAAGGAGGGAGTCATTCCTCGCGAAGATGTGCGCAAGGCACTGGT TGCCCTCGGCCTCCCACCCACCGATTCAACCGAACTCGCAGAAATCCTTTCCGCCCTCGATCCAACTCTAAGCGGATACGTGCCCTACAGTCCCTTTATCTCAATAGCAGCGGCCAAATTGCGGTCGCGCGATGATGACGCCATTGCTGCTGAGGTGGACGATGCGTATCAGCTATTTACGCGCGGCACGGATGGCCCCATCACACTGTCGCATCTGCGGCGCATTGCGCGCGACTTGAAGGAGGATAGTGTGGGTGATGACCTGCTCAAGGATATGATTCTTGAAGGGAATGGGGGTGCTGGGTTGAGCGCTGGAGTTACTTTGGAGCAGTTCCATGATGTCATGACCAGAGCTGGTGTGTTTTAA
- a CDS encoding Nucleotide-binding, alpha-beta plait: MSANLDKSLDDLVGSRRQTARHTARRRGGSRRAATKPSAVGGVKKSTKAAPKAAHPAPVAQTGSSKILVSGLPSDVSEANVKEYFNKSAGPVRRVMLTYNQNGTSRGIASIQFNRADTAAKATKELNGLLVDGRPMKIEVVYDASHVPTVPASKPLTERVAQKAQPKSAATPKTKENKNAATDKGSRRGKGPARPRGRNAGRGKPKTVEELDAEMIDYFNTDVPPAEGTAPVSGTVSAANASQDIGMADEIS; encoded by the exons ATGTCTGCCAACCTTGATAAGTCCCTTGATGATCTTGTCGGCAGCCGTCGTCAGACTGCTCGCCACACTGCTCGCCGTCGTGGTGGATCCCGCCGCGCTGCGACCAAGCCATCCGCCGTTGGAGGTGTGAAGAAATCCACCAAGGCTGCTCCCAAGGCTGCTCACCCAGCCCCTGTCGCCCAGACTGGTTCTAGCAAGATTCTTGTCAGCGGATTG CCTTCCGATGTGTCCGAGGCCAATGTCAAG GAATACTTCAACAAGTCTGCTGGCCCCGTGAGACGGGTCATGCTCACCTACAACCAGAATGGTACTAGCCGTGGCATCGCCTCCATCCAGTTCAACAGGGCAGACACCGCTGCCAAAGCCACCAAGGAGCTCAACGGACTCCTCGTCGATGGCCGCCCCATGAAG ATCGAAGTTGTCTATGATGCGTCTCACGTTCCTACAGTCCCTGCTTCTAAGCCTCTCACTGAGCGCGTTGC TCAGAAGGCTCAGCCCAAGTCCGCCGCTACCCCCAAGACCAAGGAAAACAAGAACGCCGCTACTGACAAGGGAAGCCGCCGCGGAAAGGGCCCTGCTCGCCCCCGTGGCCGCAACGCTGGCCGTGGAAAGCCCAAGACTGTTGAGGAGCTGGATGCTGAGATGATTGACTACTTCAACACTGATGTCCCCCCAGCTGAAGGCACTGCTCCTGTCAGTGGCACTGTCTCTGCGGCCAACGCCAGTCAGGACATCGGCATGGCCGACGAGATTTCCTAG
- a CDS encoding Snf7 yields the protein MESLKAVFFGPDPQAQMRKCNALIRTNTRQLDRDLARLKLSDSQTRQHIVNASKRAQRNPSQAKQANNDTKVFARELVRIRKQTTRLNTSRAQLQSVGMQVNEAFSARKIQGSLQKSTGIMKDVNTLVRLPQLSATMHQLSSELVRAGIIEEMVDDATMDPSVFEDEEDEAESEIEKILQEVLQGKLSQAQPVTAPPLAKISEPEPPQAEEEFEDQEATLAQMRGRLEALKS from the exons ATGGAGAGCCTCAAGGCGGTATTCTTTGGGCCCGACCCGCAAGCCCAG ATGAGAAAATGCAATGCTTTAATACGCACAAACACACGGCAACTCGACCGCGATCTAGCCCGGCTAAAACTCAGTGACAGCCAGACTCGCCAGCACATTGTCAATGCCTCGAAACGGGCCCAGCGAAACCCATCCCAGGCCAAGCAGGCTAATAATGACACCAAAGTCTTTGCAAGGGAGCTGGTGCGCATTCGGAAACAGACCACACGGTTAAATACCAGCCGGGCCCAACTACAAAGTGTGGGAATGCAGGTCAATGAAGCCTTCTCGGCGCGCAAAATCCAGGGTAGTCTTCAAAAGTCAACCGGGATCATGAAAGATGTGAACACACTGGTCCGACTGCCTCAATTATCTGCGACCATGCACCAACTATCTTCGGAACTTGTCAGAGCAGGCATTATCGAAGAGATGGTTGATGACGCCACTATGGACCCTTCGGTctttgaagatgaggaagacGAAGCAGAGTCGGAGATTGAGAAGATCCTGCAGGAAGTTTTGCAAGGCAAACTTTCTCAGGCACAGCCCGTCACGGCACCACCTTTGGCCAAAATCTCAGAGCCAGAACCTCCCCAAGCCGAGGAGGAATTCGAAGACCAAGAAGCCACCCTCGCGCAGATGCGCGGCCGGCTGGAGGCTCTCAAGAGCTAG
- a CDS encoding Hsp90 binding co-chaperone (Sba1), putative: MSQALTPEVTWAQRSSDSDPERNFLYVNIKVAEVPKADATLSITEKNVSFKGTSRKGVTYNVSLDLFAEIDPENSKVNHTDRDVELVLRKKELKEEFWPRLLENKQKMHFLKTNFDKWVDEDEQDEAGEDDYANNFGGFGGEGGGDPSAGAGGLGNIDFSKLGGMAGMGGMGGMPDLSALADGMGGIPGDEGAEEDDEDLPELEEAEGQKSTKIQEVS; the protein is encoded by the exons ATGTCTCAAGCCTTGACTCCCGAAG TTACATGGGCCCAGCGTTCATCCGACTCGGACCCTGAGCGCAACTTCCTTTACGTCAACATCAAGGTTGCCGAGGTTCCCAAGGCCGACGCTACTCTCAGCATCACGGAGAAGAATGTCTCTTTCAAGGGCACCTCCAGAAAGGGCGTAACATACAACGTTTCTCTGGACCTCTTTGCCGAGATCGACCCCGAGAACTCCAAAGTCAACCACACTGACCGCGACGTCGAGCTTGTTCTCCGGAAGAAGGAGCTTAAGGAGGAGTTCTGGCCCCGCCTTCTCGAGAACAAGCAGAAGATGCATTTCTTGAAAACCAACTTTGACAAA TGGGTGGACGAGGATGAGCAGGATGAGGCTGGTGAGGATGACTACGCCAACAACTTCGGTGGTTTCGGTGGCGAGGGTGGTGGTGACCCCAGTGCCGGTGCCGGTGGCCTAGGCAACATCGACTTCTCCAAGCTTGGCGGCATGGCCGGCATGGGTGGCATGGGTGGTATGCCCGATCTCAGTGCTCTGGCTGACGGTATGGGCGGCATCCCCGGTGATGAGGGtgccgaagaagatgat GAGGATCTCCCCGAGCTCGAAGAGGCCGAGGGCCAAAAGTCCACCAAGATCCAGGAGGTTTCTTGA
- a CDS encoding Zinc finger, CCCH-type, which yields MPPKKVDQPKKKKATVEDKSFGMKNKKGGAAKKQIQQLQAQAASNKNLDEKKKAAEKQKREAEKAAAERARKENLELFKPVQVQKVAFGVDPKTVLCIFFKQGHCEKGRKCKFSHDPNVERKAAKKDLYTDTRDEKVDEDEKKQKDTMDDWDEEKLRSVVLSKHGNPRTTTDKVCKFFIEAVENQKYGWFWACPNGGNKCMYKHSLPAGFILKTREQRAAEKALKDKSALNALTLEDWLDSERHKLTGTLTPVNEETFAKWKKERMDKKAAEAQAQQAKEATGRTLFESGNWDEEDSEAEEGEDGDGTWNLLALRRETERLREQKEEERLLMLGGGMLPTSIPTSIPEAVTPEAVG from the exons ATGCCTCCAAAGAAGGTCGATCAGcctaagaagaagaaggccacCGTTGAAGACAAGTCCTTTGGTATGAAGAAT AAAAAAGGTGGTGCCGCCAAGAAGCAGATCCAACAGTTGCAAGCACAAGCCGCAAGCAACAAGAATCTagatgagaagaagaaggccgccGAAAAACAGAAGCGtgaggccgagaaggccgCCGCTGAACGGGCCAGGAAAGAGAACCTTGAGCTGTTCAAGCCCGTGCAGGTCCAGAAGGTTGCCTTTGGTGTTGATCCGAAAACTGTACTATGCATTTTCTTTAAGCAGGGTCACTGCGAAAAGGGTCGGAAGTGCAAATTCTCACACGACCCCAATGTCGAGCGCAAAGCAGCCAAGAAGGATCTGTACACCGACACCCGTGATGAGAAGGTCGACGAAGAcgagaagaagcaaaaggaTACCATGGATGACTGGGACGAGGAAAAGCTACGCAGTGTCGTTTTGAGCAAACATGGCAACCCGCGCACAACCACCGACAAGGTGTGCAAATTCTTCATTGAAGCAGTGGAGAACCAGAAGTACGGTTGGTTCTGGGCCTGTCCAAATGGAGGAAACAAGTGCATGTACAAGCACAGCTTACCAGCAGG ATTCATTCTGAAGACCAGGGAGCAGAGAGCCGCTGAGAAGGCTCTCAAGGACAAATCGGCCTTGAACGCCCTCACTCTAGAGGACTGGCTCGATTCTGAGCGTCACAAACTCACTGGCACGCTTACGCCCGTCAACGAGGAGACCTTCGCcaagtggaagaaggaaCGTATGGACAAGAAGGCCGCCGAGGCTCAAGCACAGCAGGCTAAGGAGGCTACTGGTCGTACACTCTTCGAGAGCGGCAACTGGGACGAGGAGGATAGTGAGGCCGAGGAGGGCGAGGATGGGGATGGAACCTGGAACTTGTTAGCCCTGCGGCGAGAGACCGAGCGGTTGCGTGAacagaaggaagaagaacgTCTGCTCATGCTCGGTGGTGGTATGCTACCCACAAGCATACCCACTAGTATACCCGAAGCTGTCACACCTGAAGCTGTGGGTTGA
- a CDS encoding FAD dependent oxidoreductase superfamily: protein MSNDTIVVIGAGVIGLSTALYIQHHITPTQSILLVARDFPSETSVNYASPWAGAHYRPVPGSSPQTLKEAGQAQRTYEFMKRTAAAEPSAGIKFIEGVEHLEAPPPEYLDQRSLPNVYSHLDGFQALGKEEVPAGVVWGVKYATYVINPPVYCAYLLRKFILRGGDTRQYTLTNLKEAFTMAGNVKTVVNCSGSGFEDPKSFIIKGQTCLVRNPVSKTITRQNADGSWSFCIPRPLQGGTIIGGTKEPNNWDPNPSLETRQRLLANATKWFPFTPESGGQFDVIRDIVGRRPAREGGLRIEAEKLADDQYVVHGYGAGGRGFELSRGVAEDIVSVMLEKRLLQAKPLL, encoded by the exons ATGTCAAACGACACAATTGTAGTGATCGG AGCCGGCGTCATTGGCCTTTCCACCGCTCTTTATATCCAACACCATATCACTCCGACCCAATCCATCCTCCTCGTAGCTCGCGACTTCCCCTCAGAGACTTCCGTCAACTATGCCTCACCATGGGCAGGAGCCCACTACCGCCCGGTGCCGGGCTCCTCGCCGCAGACCCTGAAGGAGGCGGGTCAAGCGCAGCGCACGTATGAGTTCATGAAGCGGACTGCGGCTGCTGAGCCCAGCGCAGGCATCAAGTTCATCGAGGGCGTTGAGCACCTCGAGGCTCCGCCACCCGAATACTTAGATCAGCGGAGTTTGCCCAATGTCTACTCGCATCTGGATGGGTTTCAAGCTCTGGGGAAAGAGGAGGTCCCGGCTGGCGTGGTGTGGGGTGTGAAATACGCGACGTATGTGATCAACCCGCCTGTCTACTGTGCGTATTTGCTGCGCAAGTTCATTCTCAGGGGTGGTGATACGAGGCAGTATACGCTCACAAATTTAAAGGAGGCGTTTACTATGGCGGGAAATGTGAAGACTGTGGTCAACTGCTCTGGAAGTGGGTTTGAGGATCCGAAGTCTTTTATTATCAAAG GTCAAACCTGTCTCGTCCGTAATCCCGTCTCGAAGACCATTACTCGACAGAATGCAGATGGCTCGTGGTCCTTCTGTATTCCACGCCCCCTTCAAGGCGGAACTATCATTGGAGGCACGAAGGAGCCGAATAACTGGGACCCGAACCCGTCGCTGGAAACCAGGCAGAGGCTCCTCGCCAACGCAACCAAGTGGTTTCCTTTCACGCCCGAAAGCGGCGGGCAGTTCGATGTGATTCGCGATATTGTTGGTCGACGGCCGGCCCGAGAGGGCGGTCTGCGTATTGAGGCAGAGAAGCTCGCCGATGATCAATATGTAGTCCATGGATATGGTGCTGGTGGTCGCGGGTTTGAACTGTCTCGTGGTGTAGCGGAAGATATCGTCTCCGTGATGCTCGAGAAGAGGCTGCTGCAGGCCAAACCCTTGCTGTAA
- a CDS encoding Protein kinase-like domain has product MDGQKYALKLFHDNGDPGYTEKGRDLNRFRCELNAHKKLFACGVCARSFVPKFYGYINRMDPAAFHPAFQHFSQDKLKPRAILLEYLPNAESLNCINYSDTLYPQAIEGMKEIHRAGVHHRDLYPRNLLLVRGQTDSWPAVTTKLPSWRDLEKHW; this is encoded by the exons ATGGATGGACAAAAGTATGCTTTGAAGCTTTTCCACGACAACGGCGACCCTGGATATACCGAAAAAGGTCGTGATTTGAACCGATTTCGCTGCGAACTCAATGCACATAAGAAGCTTTTTGCCTGTGGTGTTTGTGCGCGCAGTTTCGTTCCAAAATTCTACGGCTACATCAATCGAATGGATCCCGCAGCATTTCATCCTGCTTTCCAACATTTCTCTCAAGACAAGCTCAAGCCTAGAGCAATATTGCTAGAGTACCTCCCAAATGCAGAGAGTTTAAACTGCATTAACTACTCGGATACGCTCTATCCTCAGGCAATTGAGGGCATGAAGGAGATACACAGGGCGGGCGTTCACCACAGAGACCTCTACCCGAGaaatcttctccttgttcGTGGACAAACTGATAG TTGGCCCGCTGTGACTACGAAATTGCCCTCGTGGAGGGATTTGGAGAAGCACTGGTAA
- a CDS encoding DNA breaking-rejoining enzyme, catalytic core codes for MSEVKQPFFDIVMLVVAMAFLDGAFESKIRSIEDIFASRVEPPRYSLQLRFVKEKLNVPICRQPISTHCGISTHEIKPLKYHTYLYYLERLSFAVGIPRAMKPYDLRRGTGEAVESKFLYNINCNSQADAGTLFRNCTSSFAPTGDGPCNASTFQTYMNQRVQSHVQAAFLGIPSEDTLMNILSHQSRYIVPRAPSHYDDLPATTRASLSTHPEIVGLQEMRDSLAKEAKEMYGSMKNAAGTKIGELKAKTEAALRCAKAKLKKDTFEEGARGEFFSTIDTLEINRQLDPSLLDIDKQAYLPEKNVYRLDERRQVAELMQISMQDLSEKNDMAQRVTLVNALIELGRVRKVPPERFNPERQTEYAISSNIVSLPKELPSAETESSSSPEPQGCPISLTNRHCLFCIFEPQYQCYFASS; via the coding sequence ATGTCTGAAGTGAAACAGCCATTCTTTGACATTGTCATGCTTGTGGTCGCTATGGCCTTCCTCGATGGAGCGTTCGAGAGCAAAATTCGCTCGATCGAGGACATTTTTGCCTCCCGGGTAGAACCGCCGCGCTACTCCTTGCAGTTGAGGTTTGTGAAAGAAAAGCTCAATGTGCCTATCTGTCGTCAGCCGATATCGACCCATTGTGGTATCAGCACCCATGAGATCAAACCCCTAAAATACCACACGTATCTATATTATCTTGAAAGGTTGAGTTTCGCAGTGGGCATTCCCCGTGCTATGAAACCTTACGATCTCCGGCGTGGCACCGGTGAGGCTGTTGAAAGTAAGTTcctatacaacataaatTGTAATTCCCAAGCTGACGCAGGCACTCTGTTCAGAAACTGCACCTCTTCCTTTGCTCCAACAGGTGATGGGCCATGTAATGCTAGCACCTTTCAGACATATATGAATCAGCGTGTCCAGTCCCATGTTCAAGCCGCATTTCTTGGGATACCTTCGGAGGACACATTGATGAACATTCTGAGTCACCAAAGCCGCTATATCGTCCCTCGAGCTCCTTCTCATTACGACGATTTGCCTGCCACTACGCGAGCTTCACTTTCAACTCACCCTGAGATAGTTGGCCTGCAAGAAATGCGCGATTCTCTTGCCAAAGAAGCCAAAGAGATGTATGGATCTATGAAGAACGCGGCTGGCACCAAAATTGGAGAGCTCAAAGCCAAGACGGAAGCTGCATTGCGATGTGCCAAGGCAAAATTGAAGAAAGACACATTTGAAGAAGGAGCTCGCGGTGAATTCTTTTCCACGATCGATACTCTTGAGATCAACAGACAGCTCGATCCCTCGCTTTTGGATATTGACAAGCAGGCTTATTTGCCCGAGAAGAACGTTTATCGTTTGGATGAGCGTCGCCAGGTAGCGGAATTGATGCAAATCTCCATGCAAGATCTTTCAGAGAAAAATGATATGGCACAGCGAGTCACTCTGGTCAATGCTCTGATTGAGCTTGGCCGCGTTCGGAAAGTACCACCCGAAAGATTTAACCCTGAGAGACAAACCGAATATGCCATCAGCAGCAACATAGTTTCGCTACCAAAAGAACTGCCTTCGGCGGAAACAGAgtcttcttcatcaccaGAACCCCAAGGCTGTCCCATCTCGCTCACCAATCGACATTGCCTTTTCTGTATCTTTGAACCGCAGTACCAGTGCTACTTTGCCTCATCCTGA
- a CDS encoding uncharacterized protein (putative transposable element), with amino-acid sequence MADTETDNEGDTNPHPLDASTNPLEPQIPSFTNPIQFTQDDSDSEDEDNTPPHQGHGLPAIAMTKIQKVRTLEHNDTDPSGWKQALAYQLIPYALEWLLDSNIPRPHKSHASFGRWKYWSRLVASWMYNQIDVTLQNKLRNLSKMPKYADQLYDELMSMTQGSDRMQTAFIEMRKFDKMKRSDYNSASEYIEEYQRQYHVLARFKAAPHPSHGLSQVLQNIELEVMKVQFIREEVASLEPKKLTLDKVEEYWRALQAAADMEGVANATYNNNAGRGRGNGRGGRGGNRGGRGGQNNNGHNDDNTQSNKDTNAVEDDTATAKKKKKKGLRKQPADGKDIHEYANEMRNGTQKDDNNMCSFCGFGPHTAKRCAYLSENPPVSWEPSGNLWAYSKAIQRAQRQDGQNNMVVAAANSVDRRNDWLLDTGSDKTLTHDIEDFHTYQLDHPDTAYAYKDYSGNRVVTLGHGQIIVRTALPGRNGKTHSFMTTGYYTQGGHGKLLGMQKLLEEQDISYDTRTKYLTNGEGDIVGYGDTSTGVPYLVSPKDDDDPNEVKSDIDSDSDDEEIGFVNKVTAYEIHRRLGHAGKARIASTLQHAEQLGDDEQYGTEHFDCDACFQGKSKLKISRQPQARVQDVAWKFHVDTQPMKPTGPNGENYWLPVVDDASRLIEGIMLKNKSDAYYKLTAFCEKIKLLTGRYPGIWRMDGGTEFKEFIKWGEKHGMTFEITPPYTAEPNGTVERFGGHINDIQRTMIIDAKMTEEMWPYATDTAIYIYNRLINPKTKISPLTHWRQELEIPNAEPSLKHLKPWGTTAYVHIPKPKRIQARKAAPRAWKGKLVGYEGDGGHVYKVWDPATRKLVVSRDVGFPQPGDDDNDDTGSMLVNGVPTDLKDLGEPKQYLNCALHRDYDNCTITMSQEAYIQKVLRTANAGSGWKDTPLPAAWRESPANASNVLDDDSFDQYQSVVGMLNWLAVKTRPDIRFAVTRLQHRLANPTFEDLHAMQHVVKYLRHMPDVGITLGRTPELRFYAHVDASHADWEDSKSTEGSIWYFAGSPVIWTTKKQTITANSTTVAEWCALDQPTRDAMWLGKIARSFMLPEQRPIEIHTDNINSQLLLTKKGGKSANRWLDLRWFFVKDAVAQGHVDIRRVDTKKNAADGFTKALAKEQFETFVGLIGMI; translated from the coding sequence atggccgacaccgagacggacaacgagggggacaccaaccctcacccgcttgatgcatcgaccaacccattggaaccccagatcccgtcctttaccaatccgatccaattcacacaggatgacagtgatagtgaggatgaggacaacacaccgccccatcagggacatggtcttccagcgattgcaatgaccaaaatccagaaagttcggacactggaacacaatgacactgatccaagtggttggaaacaggcactggcttaccagctgatcccatatgcattggaatggttgttagacagcaacattcccagacctcacaagtcgcatgcttcattcggaagatggaagtactggtctcgcttggttgctagctggatgtacaaccagatcgacgtcaccctacagaacaaactacgcaacctgtccaagatgcctaaatatgccgatcaactgtatgacgaactcatgtcaatgacacaaggaagtgatcggatgcagacagcgtttatcgagatgcggaagttcgacaagatgaaacgatcggactacaactcggcaagcgagtacattgaggaataccagcgacagtaccacgtgctagctagattcaaagcagcaccacacccatcacacggcttatcacaagttcttcaaaacattgaactggaagtcatgaaagtacagttcattagggaggaagttgcaagtctggagcctaagaaactcaccctcgacaaggtggaggagtactggagagcacttcaagcagcagctgacatggaaggtgtcgctaatgctacttacaacaacaatgccggccgaggccgaggcaatggaagaggtggtcgtggaggaaaccgaggtggccgaggtggtcaaaacaacaacggtcacaatgacgacaacacccaatccaacaaagataccaatgccgtcgaggatgatacagctactgctaaaaagaagaagaagaagggtcttcgcaagcagcctgccgatggcaaagacattcatgaatacgcaaatgagatgcgtaatggcacacaaaaggatgacaacaacatgtgctcattctgtggctttggaccacacactgcgaagagatgtgcctatctcagtgagaaccctccagtttcgtgggaaccgtccggcaacctctgggcctattcaaaggcaatccagagagcccaacgtcaagatggacaaaacaatatggttgttgcagctgccaattctgttgataggaggaacgattggttgcttgacactggatctgacaagacattgacgcatgacatcgaagactttcacacataccaactggatcatcctgacactgcctatgcgtacaaagactactctggcaatagagttgtcacgctaggtcatggtcaaatcattgtgagaactgctctgccagggagaaatggtaagacgcactcgtttatgacaactggttactatactcaaggaggacacggcaagctattaggcatgcaaaagcttcttgaagagcaagacatctcttatgacacacgtactaagtatctcacaaatggtgagggtgacattgtggggtatggagatacatcaactggtgtcccgtaccttgtcagtccaaaagacgacgatgaccccaatgaggtcaaatctgacatagattccgattctgatgatgaagaaattggattcgtgaacaaagtgactgcgtacgagatccaccgacgtctcggacatgctggaaaagcacgaattgcctccacattacaacatgctgaacagctaggtgatgatgaacaatacggcacggagcatttcgactgtgatgcctgtttccaaggtaaatcaaagctcaaaatttctcgtcaaccacaggcaagggtgcaggatgtggcatggaaattccacgtagatacacaaccaatgaagcctaccggaccaaatggagagaactactggttgccagtcgtcgacgatgcatctcgactgatcgagggaatcatgttgaagaacaaaagtgatgcctactataagcttactgcgttctgtgagaagatcaaattgctcactggcagatacccaggcatctggcgaatggatggtggcacagagttcaaagagttcatcaaatggggtgagaagcatggtatgactttcgagatcacaccaccatacactgctgaaccaaatggcactgtggagcgcttcggtggacatatcaacgacatccagagaacgatgattattgatgcaaagatgacggaagagatgtggccatatgcgacagacacagccatctacatctacaacagactgatcaatccgaaaaccaagatctcgccgctaacacattggcgtcaagagctcgagattccaaacgcagagccttctttgaagcaccttaaaccatggggaacaactgcatacgttcatattccgaagcctaagaggattcaggctaggaaagcagcacccagagcatggaaaggaaagctcgttggttatgagggggacggtggtcatgtttacaaagtatgggatccagctactaggaaactagtggtatctcgtgatgttggctttccacaacccggagatgacgataacgatgatacgggatcaatgctagtcaacggagtacctactgatttgaaggacctcggagaaccaaagcagtatctgaactgtgcactacacagagactatgacaattgcacgatcactatgtctcaggaagcctatattcagaaggttctacgtactgcaaatgcaggttctggatggaaggatacaccattgccagccgcatggagagagtcacctgccaatgcatccaatgtgctagatgacgattcatttgatcaatatcaatcagttgtcggcatgttaaactggctagcagtcaagactaggccagacattcgcttcgcagttactcgcttgcaacatcgtttggcgaaccctacatttgaagaccttcacgccatgcaacacgtcgtcaagtacctgagacatatgcctgacgttggcattacacttggtcgtacgccagaacttcgattctatgcgcatgtggacgcatctcatgcggactgggaggatagcaagtcaaccgaaggaagtatatggtacttcgccggctctccagtcatatggactacaaagaagcaaaccatcactgccaattcgaccactgtcgcagaatggtgtgcactagatcaacctactcgggatgcaatgtggctaggcaagattgctcgctcgtttatgctgccagagcagcgtcccattgagattcatacagacaatatcaattcgcaattgctgctcactaagaaaggtggcaaatccgcgaatagatggctcgatctacgatggttctttgttaaggatgctgtcgcacagggacatgtggacattagacgagtggacacgaagaagaacgcagctgacggttttacaaaagcattggcaaaggagcaatttgagacttttgttggtttgatcggcatgatttaa
- a CDS encoding DNA breaking-rejoining enzyme, catalytic core, translated as MIFLEWILHNSKIKKLSSLHENWRLWCQLYRKAVGRSLHAKSCQDINDYMNKDLVERFNLDRSVEEKPVMNVDDLYIVLHYHWTKDSTPYPDGRQIIQLAFVLLVSA; from the exons ATGATATTTCTTGAGTGGATCCTGCACAACTCTAAAATAAAAAAGCTCAGCAGCCTGCACGAAAACTGGCGGTTATGGTGCCAGCTCTATCGCAAAGCGGTGGGGCGTAGCCTCCACGCGAAAAGCTGCCAGGATATCAATGAT TACATGAACAAAGACCTGGTTGAACGTTTCAATCTGGATAGGTCTGTTGAGGAAAAGCCTGTCATGAACGTCGATGATTTGTACATTGTGCTTCATTACCACTGGACGAAAGATAGTACGCCATATCCGGACGGCCGGCAAATCATCCAGCTCGCTTTCGTCTTACTCGTGTCGGCTTAA